Proteins from a genomic interval of Spea bombifrons isolate aSpeBom1 chromosome 4, aSpeBom1.2.pri, whole genome shotgun sequence:
- the SH3PXD2B gene encoding SH3 and PX domain-containing protein 2B: MPRRSIVEVCVQDVQKRRSPNKHYVYIIKVTWSNGTTEVIYRRYSKFFDLQMQLLDKFPVEGGQKDPKQRIIPFLPGKILFRRSHIRDVAVRRLIPIDEYCKALIRLPPYISQCDDVLQFFEARFEDFNPPKEEPIGKKRLGGDSASSDALVLDQYVVAAAYEKQECSEISLRVGQVVDIIEKNESGWWFVSTADEQGWVPATCLEAQDGVQDDFTIQPEEEEKYSVIYPYTARDQDEITLDRGAVVEVIQKNLEGWWKIRYKGAEGWAPASYLKKISGELLAQKMAAGSSANSSALDLDGFSRQQCYAGREREISGPSRDGRFDARPSPFADIKRKSPTMRQRPPPRRDLTIPRGVNLPKPPTPPHVEEEYYTIADFQTIIPDGISFQAGLKVEVIEKNHSGWWYIQIDDKEGWAPATFIDKYKKTSNASRPNFLAPLPSEIAQLCLGDASDNSSFEEASGPCRPLPEPPQNGMDSGAKWSKDWKSKDQGGKSTITDAREQSVNNVYDEAAHADEEEKPSLPPRRESMLKTEDTSERPSIPQLRAPPPKPPGAMMPPSLQKPIPPKESKKPELRNDKSKMFQLKNEMGLECGHKVSSKELKKPMLKPVANKPRTELPAEKPELTAPNPFLKAKPQVRPKPMPAAKTEPPAEDKVDISNLRSRLKPAAKSVDKSTEQDSVAGSGISDNALYTAPNTGSAGRPQDRPDIKPPLKQENDYFREPPSKALPVPVRTAGTESKHVTAPAREPLQRPVVPPRRPPPPKKVSASGDQCEGKQPSDFAAAPMANRPILFPPKAKPFLPSSSIEDTKVKNSFVPKTQAPRLMDKAEHKERSAPYMPPSDILKETHYIAVADYDGDEDANSFKEGTVFEVQEKSSSGWWFCKVLSGGPIWEGWIPSNYLTKKP, encoded by the exons ATGCAACTGTTGGACAAATTTCCAGTGGAAGGTGGTCAGAAGGACCCAAAACAAAGAATTATCCCTTTCTTACCAG GAAAAATCCTTTTTCGGCGGAGTCACATACGCGATGTAGCAGTGAGGCGCCTGATTCCTATTGATGAGTACTGTAAG GCTCTCATCCGCCTGCCTCCGTACATCTCACAGTGTGATGATGTTCTGCAGTTTTTTGAGGCCAGATTTGAAGACTTTAACCCGCCGAAGGA GGAACCTATTGGAAAGAAAAGACTGG GTGGAGACTCTGCGTCATCAGATGCCTTAGTCCTTGATCAGTACGTGGTTGCGGCCGCCTACGAGAAGCAGGAGTGTTCAGAGATCAGTCTTCGAGTAGGCCAAGTCGTGGATATCATTGAGAAAAATGAGTCTG GCTGGTGGTTTGTGAGTACTGCTGATGAGCAAGGTTGGGTACCTGCTACCTGTTTAGAAGCTCAAGATGGGGTACAAGATGACTTTACAATTCAGCCTGAAGAAG AGGAGAAGTATAGTGTAATCTACCCCTATACTGCAAGGGATCAAGATGAAATCACTCTGGACAGAGGAGCCGTGGTGGAGGTCATTCAGAAGAATTTAGAGGGCTGGTGGAAAATAAG ATACAAAGGTGCCGAGGGCTGGGCTCCTGCATCCTATTTAAAGAAGATCAGTGGAGAACTGTTGGCTCAAAAGATGGCTGCGGGTTCCAGTGCCAACTCCAGTGCCCTGGACCTAGATGGCTTCTCCAGGCAGCAATGCTATGCTGGGCGTGAAAGGGAGATCTCTGGTCCTTCAAGAGATGGCAGATTTGATGCACGGCCTTCCCCTTTTGCTGACATTAAACGAA AATCTCCTACAATGAGACAGAGACCTCCACCTCGCCGAGATCTTACTATA CCCCGAGGTGTGAATCTCCCAAAACCACCCACTCCCCCACATGTTGAAGAAGAATACTATACTATTGCAGATTTCCAGACAATCATCCCTGATGGTATCAGCTTCCAAGCTGGACTTAAAGTTGAG GTGATTGAGAAGAACCATAGCGGATGGTGGTATATTCAGATTGATGATAAAGAGGGCTGGGCCCCTGCCACCTTTAttgacaaatataaaaaaacaagcaatgcTTCAAGGCCAAACTTTTTGGCTCCTTTACCTAGTGAAATAGCCCAGTTATGCTTGGGAGATGCAAGTGACAacagctcttttgaagaagcctCTGGTCCCTGTAGGCCTCTGCCAGAACCCCCTCAAAATGGAATGGATTCTGGGGCCAAGTGGTCCAAGGACTGGAAGAGCAAAGATCAAGGGGGTAAAAGTACTATAACAGATGCACGAGAACAAAGTGTGAATAATGTGTATGATGAAGCAGCTCATGCTGATGAGGAGGAGAAGCCAAGTCTACCACCAAGAAGAGAATCCATGCTGAAAACAGAAGATACTTCTGAGAGGCCAAGTATTCCACAGCTAAGGGCTCCTCCCCCAAAACCACCTGGTGCCATGATGCCTCCTAGTCTTCAGAAACCAATTCCACCTAAGGAGTCTAAGAAACCTGAACTTAGAAATGATAAAAGCAAAATGTTCCAGCTGAAAAATGAAATGGGCCTTGAATGTGGTCATAAAGTGTCTTCTAAAGAGCTCAAGAAACCTATGCTCAAGCCTGTCGCCAACAAACCAAGAACTGAGCTTCCTGCAGAAAAGCCAGAACTGACAGCTCCAAACCCTTTCCTGAAGGCCAAGCCGCAAGTGAGGCCCAAACCAATGCCTGCTGCAAAGACTGAACCACCAGCAGAAGATAAAGTTGATATTTCTAATCTAAGAAGCAGACTTAAGCCAGCTGCAAAGTCTGTAGATAAATCAACTGAGCAGGATTCGGTTGCAGGTAGTGGGATCAGCGATAATGCACTGTACACTGCACCTAATACAGGGTCTGCTGGCAGACCCCAGGACAGACCAGACATCAAGCCTCCACTGAAAcaagaaaatgattattttagGGAGCCTCCTTCCAAAGCACTGCCAGTACCTGTAAGGACTGCAGGTACTGAATCAAAGCATGTTACAGCACCTGCAAGAGAGCCCCTACAGAGGCCTGTTGTCCCTCCAAGAAGGCCCCCTCCTCCTAAAAAAGTCTCTGCATCAGGTGACCAGTGCGAGGGGAAACAACCTTCTGATTTTGCAGCTGCACCAATGGCCAACAGGCCAATACTGTTCCCACCAAAAGCTAAACCGTTCCTTCCTTCATCAAGCATTGAGGACACCAAAGTAAAAAATAGCTTTGTTCCAAAGACCCAAGCACCGAGACTGATGGACAAAGCAGAACATAAAGAGAGATCTGCTCCTTACATGCCCCCATCTGATATTCTCAAAGAAACCCATTACATTGCCGTGGCTGATTATGATGGTGATGAGGATGCCAACAGCTTCAAGGAAGGGACAGTGTTTGAGGTGCAAGAAAAGAGTTCAAGTGGATGGTGGTTCTGTAAGGTCCTCAGCGGTGGTCCAATTTGGGAGGGCTGGATACCTTCCAATTATCTAACAAAAAAGCCATAA